A genomic stretch from Pseudomonas alkylphenolica includes:
- the tssA gene encoding type VI secretion system protein TssA gives MFAPANSVQFELLIPTVRHDFKVLAFDGTEAISALYAIHIELVSESPDFDLESLLSQPAFLRFGLNGEGLHGRIEDVRVVEHLEGLDALLTAHLADDAPLLLPLCRRLKTMVQRAADNQPELGIARAVAAQVQQAAAQLFTPGAPVDNEKEAQKALRALQESARPLCAWWLKQKAIDTRALRLNRTMLWLSIDTVPERNSEQITALRGLPVDKLKTYQERYANGQYADLLVEVEASLARAPFWFDGQRLTWECLQALHADQAMREVEFHFALLLQRLPGVIELRFHDGTPFADPATRSWISAHVMPHLQDASAPRKVETTAGLPAWEEALEQVVPILHKDGLKAAVQILKQGLQHAHGGRARFFWQFSLARLCFMAKKYELVKTQLEALDQELQHSGLHAWEPDLGLEVLHLLHSCCELLPQNHAVRERKEEIYRRLCHLDLEVVLE, from the coding sequence ATGTTTGCACCGGCCAATAGCGTGCAGTTCGAACTTTTGATCCCCACGGTTCGTCACGACTTCAAGGTCCTGGCGTTTGACGGCACGGAAGCCATCAGCGCCTTGTACGCGATTCATATTGAACTGGTCAGCGAGTCCCCCGACTTCGATCTTGAGAGCCTGCTCAGCCAGCCAGCGTTTCTGCGCTTCGGTTTGAACGGTGAAGGGCTGCATGGCCGCATCGAAGACGTTCGGGTGGTCGAGCATCTGGAAGGCCTGGATGCCTTGCTCACAGCGCATCTGGCGGATGACGCGCCTTTGCTGTTGCCACTGTGCCGGCGATTGAAAACCATGGTCCAGCGTGCCGCGGACAATCAGCCGGAGCTTGGTATTGCCCGCGCGGTAGCGGCACAAGTCCAGCAGGCGGCCGCCCAGCTGTTCACCCCCGGCGCCCCGGTCGACAACGAGAAGGAAGCCCAGAAGGCCCTGCGTGCGCTGCAGGAAAGCGCCCGTCCACTGTGCGCCTGGTGGCTCAAGCAGAAAGCCATCGATACGCGCGCGTTACGCTTGAATCGCACCATGCTGTGGCTGTCCATTGATACCGTTCCCGAGCGCAATTCCGAGCAGATCACTGCGCTGCGCGGACTGCCGGTCGACAAGTTGAAGACCTACCAGGAGCGCTACGCCAATGGGCAGTACGCCGATCTGCTGGTAGAGGTCGAAGCCAGTCTGGCGCGGGCGCCGTTCTGGTTCGACGGCCAGCGCCTGACCTGGGAATGCTTGCAGGCGTTGCACGCCGATCAGGCCATGCGCGAAGTGGAGTTTCACTTCGCGCTCCTGCTCCAGCGCTTGCCCGGCGTAATAGAGCTGCGCTTCCACGACGGCACACCGTTCGCCGACCCGGCCACCCGCAGCTGGATCAGCGCCCATGTCATGCCTCATCTGCAAGACGCCAGCGCGCCGCGCAAGGTCGAAACAACCGCCGGCCTGCCGGCCTGGGAAGAAGCCCTCGAGCAGGTAGTGCCGATCCTGCACAAGGACGGCCTCAAGGCTGCCGTGCAGATCCTCAAGCAAGGCCTGCAACACGCCCACGGCGGGCGGGCGCGGTTTTTCTGGCAATTCAGCCTGGCGCGTCTGTGTTTCATGGCCAAGAAATATGAACTGGTCAAAACCCAGCTCGAAGCCCTCGATCAAGAACTGCAGCACTCGGGCCTGCACGCCTGGGAGCCGGATCTTGGCCTGGAAGTGCTGCACCTGCTGCATAGCTGCTGTGAGTTGTTGCCG
- a CDS encoding ankyrin repeat domain-containing protein produces MSRRFTWIWVASAFLVNQVFVEVEAAENNKRVFPPEERSQIFVNALINGDYAGLSQLSTTPTDKEEFAKYQNYLNSMAERSALKEAMENLVNFTKAAITKTPRLSDDLHKQLVPFARAQVRAIRKVECRVTGSKTLDVCWQGESQRVEVYLSCQVPEIPSWTPLAVGQQLLPETYFSALSNAWEGAASKSLPVKMRFYATEEDEGWEMDTSHDPRGVIAAISASMSPETASVKTNKYIPGATSMTLNHCIYRHSSDFNNRHVLRYGSFWRFATLADLDQVLTMFGDAYLLVYDGFSETTAFHVALENKASLPVMQALRNQLPHMPGLGGVHGPSLLTKAIKAHNSAETIKWLIDEGAPVDELREPYMRPLIYAVMEGADAQTIDLLVASGADLSYYNNTSYPDLDALSAALRTESQDARRAITRHLILPESGSDLMQYLLSQLSYQRYRPGYPDGVSDILPILIERGMSLDETFCNFSVRYSCEPDQRSNLMDLAVHIGSSKLIDFFEQKGLKPNLI; encoded by the coding sequence ATGAGCCGGCGTTTCACTTGGATTTGGGTGGCGTCAGCGTTTTTGGTTAACCAAGTGTTTGTAGAAGTTGAAGCCGCCGAAAATAACAAGCGTGTTTTTCCGCCTGAAGAACGTTCGCAAATTTTTGTAAATGCCTTGATCAACGGTGACTATGCGGGCCTTTCCCAGCTGAGCACAACACCCACTGATAAAGAAGAATTCGCCAAATATCAAAACTATTTGAACTCCATGGCTGAGCGTAGTGCTCTCAAAGAAGCGATGGAGAACCTGGTGAATTTCACCAAGGCTGCCATCACCAAAACACCGAGGCTTTCCGACGACCTACATAAACAACTAGTACCTTTTGCCCGGGCACAAGTGCGGGCGATACGGAAAGTTGAATGTCGAGTCACAGGCAGCAAAACATTGGATGTCTGTTGGCAAGGCGAGTCACAGAGAGTCGAGGTTTACCTTTCATGCCAAGTGCCAGAAATTCCATCGTGGACGCCGCTTGCAGTTGGGCAGCAGTTGCTGCCTGAGACTTACTTCTCCGCGCTTTCAAATGCGTGGGAAGGGGCGGCGAGCAAATCGCTCCCGGTGAAGATGCGCTTCTACGCAACGGAGGAAGATGAAGGTTGGGAAATGGATACTTCTCATGACCCTCGAGGGGTCATTGCTGCGATCAGTGCAAGTATGAGCCCTGAAACGGCGTCTGTGAAGACGAATAAATATATTCCTGGCGCGACCAGTATGACGTTAAATCATTGTATCTACAGGCATAGCTCAGACTTCAATAATCGTCACGTACTGCGGTATGGCAGTTTTTGGCGATTCGCCACACTTGCGGATCTGGATCAAGTGCTAACAATGTTTGGTGATGCTTATTTATTGGTCTATGACGGCTTCTCTGAAACTACGGCATTTCATGTGGCACTGGAAAACAAAGCCTCTCTACCGGTAATGCAAGCATTGCGTAATCAACTCCCCCATATGCCTGGTCTGGGCGGCGTCCATGGACCTTCGCTGCTGACAAAGGCGATCAAAGCCCATAACTCCGCCGAGACCATTAAGTGGCTGATTGACGAGGGGGCGCCGGTTGATGAGCTGCGAGAGCCCTACATGCGCCCACTGATCTACGCCGTGATGGAAGGGGCGGATGCGCAAACCATTGACTTGTTGGTGGCCTCAGGTGCCGACCTCTCTTACTACAACAATACGAGTTACCCCGATCTGGATGCGCTAAGCGCCGCCTTGCGAACAGAAAGCCAGGACGCACGACGAGCAATCACCAGGCATCTGATCCTGCCGGAGTCCGGGAGTGATCTCATGCAATATTTGTTATCTCAGCTTTCTTATCAGAGGTACAGGCCAGGATATCCTGATGGGGTGAGCGATATATTACCAATTCTGATAGAACGAGGTATGAGTCTGGATGAGACTTTCTGCAACTTTTCCGTCAGGTATAGCTGCGAGCCGGACCAGCGTAGTAATTTGATGGATCTTGCAGTCCACATTGGTAGTTCCAAGTTGATTGATTTTTTTGAGCAAAAGGGGCTTAAGCCAAATTTGATTTAA